The Scatophagus argus isolate fScaArg1 chromosome 4, fScaArg1.pri, whole genome shotgun sequence DNA window tctAACAATATAGTTTGTAATAtatgctgctctgctgcccGTAGCCTGTGCAGCTTGTCCATGTTTGTGATTGGTCATATGCTGCGAACACTGCCTCTTTTATGTGAACATACTTATGTCTACATTGGGAAATCCTGAGTTGACTTATTGGGTTGATAATCAGCTTAGTGTGACTGCTGAGTGCGAGACAGGGACTAGTGAAGCCAGGAAGCATGTTGAATTTGCTTCAAAGTCATCTCTGGACCAACCATAGGGGTTGTGATCCATTGTTAACATCTTTAAGAAAGGAAAAGTAGGTAAACAACAGATAAATTTATTCCACGTAGATTTCTTCTCACATacacatgaaaaatacacaGTCATACACATGACTGCAATTCTGTCTGTGGCtcataacaaataaaaacatcttctgtttgtgtgttttttctgcagAGTAAAACTTTTGAAAAGACCACCAACCAGGTGAAGCAAAGGAAGAGATGGGagaataaaaagatgaaagtggTGTTTATTGCTGTCGGAGTGGCAGCTGCTGTCATTGTAATTGGACTTATAATCTTTGCTATTGTCGATAGTACAAGAGCACAGTAGCTCCTTTGCCGATGAAATACGACATCTGCACAGGAAGTGGACAAAGATAAAAGGTCCAAGAAAAAGAGGAATGCAAACTGGGAGACTTCAGTATCTCGCCTGAACCGCTCAGTCtgtgatatttctgtgtttaGAGATATTTATGGAACTACTGGTCCCACTCCTTATTTGTGAAAGTCTTCAGTTTAAATGGTACCGTTGATTGCTCGGCTGCTTCGCTCTGTGTCCGCTGTAACTTTTCAAAGGTCATGTCTCTGTCGGGTCCACATTGGAAGGACACAGAAATCTTCCTGAAgattaaatataaacaaaaagtgCTCTGGCACTACTCCACCACTATAAGCAAAACTGGATTTGCTCATTTCTTTTAACAAAATATCATCAGGCTGCTACTTTTGTACCATTGGCTTATACGTAGTGGTTCACCTTCATGAGCGCCACTCACAGGAACACAAAGTTGCTGTCACTAATTgctgaactgaaaacagaatTCATTCATCAGTTGATGATTTGGGAAGAATCAACTGTCACTgcaagaagacagaagagacaaCAGAGTAGGTACCACACTTGGTGATCACATGCAGTTTCAGATAGCTTCACATTGGATAAAATGAACTGATGTACTGTCACCTAAAATTTCATCTGTCCAAAATGAAATGCCCACAAAGTTGTCTGtatcattaaaatgtattagCTTAAAATGGTCTCCTGATCTGTATACATGAGTCTGTTGctcatttttagtgtttttgtcagttttgtcacTATGCACAATACATACATGATACAAACCAACTGCCAAAGCATTAGCAAAAGTATTTCATTTAACCTATGGCCATAATCCACATGAAACCAGTCTTGACAGCCGAAATAATTAACATGATCTttaagagacagagaaagtagATAGTGGATCACcgaatttatttttaactgaactAACAGTGACCCCTGCTGGCCAGTGTTTGGAATTTATATAAATATGCAGATCGTAGGAACACTTCTTGTATTCAGCATATATCCAGGTGCTATATTTATCAACCACGGACTCCTGATCTCAATCCACCTAAGGGTTTTCTGTACATTGAAGTGCAGATGGTGTGCTGATGAGTCTGATAATCATGTTTACTATTGTCAAAACCAGAACTGCCAGTCGTTTGTAAATCTAAGCGCGTGAATCTCGTCACATAACTTAAGATGACAATCCAGTCAACATGTAGACATAATACTCTTCCTAAACATTTAACCACTGAGTGCCTATTGAGTAGCTCGCTAATTGCCATGCGTatgttattttcacattcatacCTAGAGGTGCTGTCGATCAGCATAACCAGATCAGTTTCCAGTTAAAATctaatattgttattgtattattgttgttgttgttgttgttgttgctatggACAGAATAGTAAGAAAATGTACACAGTTTACAACCTGTTTTGTGTCTACAATAAAAAGAATGTTTGTTCC harbors:
- the vamp5 gene encoding vesicle-associated membrane protein 5, with translation MENGKSRLQQAQEDVEEVKVIMLDNLNKADERSDKLNDLEGRADVLLEKSKTFEKTTNQVKQRKRWENKKMKVVFIAVGVAAAVIVIGLIIFAIVDSTRAQ